A single window of Aphidius gifuensis isolate YNYX2018 linkage group LG1, ASM1490517v1, whole genome shotgun sequence DNA harbors:
- the LOC122857052 gene encoding eukaryotic initiation factor 4A, whose translation MSYTSERRNEDRDWTSESKNGPTEADAPAYDGPAGMEPDGLIETNWETVVDSFDDMNLKEELLRGIYAYGFEKPSAIQQRAIVPCVKGLDVIAQAQSGTGKTATFSISILQQIDTSVSQCQALILAPTRELAQQIQKVMIALGDFMHAQCHACIGGTNVREDMRRLEAGVHVVVGTPGRVYDMISRRALRTDEIKLFVLDEADEMLSRGFKDQIHDVFKLLPGNVQVILLSATMPDDVFEVSKCFMRNPIQILVKKEELTLEGIKQFYVFVEREDWKFETLCDLYETLSITQAVIFCNTRRKVDWLTENMQSRDFTVSAMHGDMEQRERDLIMRQFRTGSSRVLITTDLLARGIDVQQVSLVINYDLPSNRENYIHRIGRGGRFGRKGVAINFVTSEDKRTMSDIEQFYHTRIEEMPTNVADLI comes from the exons ATGTCGTATACATCAGAAAgaag aaACGAAGACCGAGATTGGACTAGTGAGTCCAAAAATGGACCCACTGAAGCTGATGCTCCAGCTTATGATGGACCAGCTGGTATGGAACCAGATGGTCTTATTGAGACCAACTGGGAAACCGTTGTCGATTCTTTTGATGACATGAACTTGAAAGAAGAACTTCTTCGTGGTATTTATGCTTATGGTTTTGAAAAACCATCAGCAATTCAGCAGCGTGCTATCGTTCCCTGTGTCAAGGGTCTTGATGTTATTGCCCAAGCCCAATCtg GTACTGGCAAAACTGCAACTTTTTCCATTTCAATTCTTCAACAAATTGATACATCTGTTTCTCAATGCCAAGCATTGATTCTTGCTCCAACTCGTGAGCTTGCTCAAcag aTCCAAAAAGTCATGATTGCTCTTGGTGACTTTATGCATGCTCAATGTCATGCTTGCATTGGTGGTACCAATGTACGTGAAGATATGCGCCGGTTAGAAGCTGGTGTTCATGTTGTTGTTGGTACACCAGGACGTGTTTATGATATGATTAGTCGTCGTGCATTACGTACTGATGAAATTAAACTTTTCGTTCTTGATGAAGCCGATGAAATGTTATCTCGTGGTTTCAAAGATCAAATTCatgatgtatttaaattattacccGGAAATGtacaagttattttattatcagcaaCAATGCCTGATGATGTATTTGAAGTATCAAAATGCTTTATGCGTAATCCAATTCAAATTCttgttaaaaaagaagaattaaCACTTGAGggtattaaacaattttatgtatttgttGAACGTGAAGATTGGAAATTTGAAACACTTTGTGATCTTTATGAAACATTGAGTATTACTCAAGCtgtaatattttgtaatacaCGTCGTAAGGTCGATTGGCTTACTGAAAACATGCAATCTCGCGATTTTACTGTATCAGCTATGCATGGTGATATGGAACAACGTGAACGTGATCTTATTATGAGACAATTTCGTACTGGTTCATCACGTGTACTTATTACAACTGATTTACTTGCTCGTGGTATTGATGTCCAACAAGTTTCATTGGTTATCAATTATGATCTTCCATCAAACCGTGAAAATTACATTCacag aattGGACGTGGTGGTCGTTTTGGACGTAAAGGAGTTGCAATCAATTTTGTTACAAGTGAGGATAAGAGAACGATGAGTGACATCGAGCAATTCTATCACACTCGTATCGAAGAAATGCCAACGAATGTTGCTGATTTGATCTAA
- the LOC122857035 gene encoding uncharacterized protein LOC122857035: protein MNGVRRVIFFCLMTTILPIILLIMPLYLRHSLYADVIYAVTESDILEISDGVSTIFCSAHTLEMNSTFNAFQMNHRPAITSFRKHIRLKKSMILPDDTLEYWGFYLLKGATVSLSVCSRFEGARILVVKDDRNLRTCGMLEHNTNKEKISGIMLADAHKQVKITYETNAQLINSKENNNPDNITQKLKNKIQTINDDTIKQKNIDKLTKSAMDFIINHSDKNYTGINNKSMRKVRHAKKLNHHVNNNNHDDDDKEKKENLKLLLNNPGIDDGAEENEYGIKYYQSHISHRYTRSNQQVLNAPLLDHGIQHGGNALRNKTSEEDSSASSFEEGLLNCYKGNLLLQNPFNHSESCNGVHFLEYGDYMTTLHNVTNDGYYYYIFYSDNDIVSNDIHAVFDIYKPTFQYENVTKSCLNSTKCTFTLNMLSNDRVIVEVPTRDGIEHEQDDISHLTSVCHPRMGIYIIFPIAILLFVISCAFI, encoded by the exons atgaacgGAGTAAGAcgtgtgatatttttttgtctgatGACTACTATattaccaataatattattaataatgccATTGTATTTGAGACACAGTTTGTATGCTGATGTTATTTATGCTGTGACTGAATCagatattttagaaataaGTGATGgtgtatcaacaattttttgctCG gCACATACCTTAGAAATGAACAGTACATTTAATGCATTTCAAATGAATCACAGACCAGCAATAACATCATTCAGAAAACACATTAGACTGAAGAAAAGTATGATACTACCAGATGATACACTCGAATATTggggtttttatttattaaaaggtGCAACAGTATCACTCTCAGTATGCTCAAG atttgaaGGTGCAAGAATATTAGTTGTCAAGGATGACAGAAATTTACGTACATGTGGAATGTTGGAACACAatacaaataaagaaaaaatatcaggtATAATGTTAGCAGATGCACACAAACAAGTCAAGATAACATATGAGACAAATGCTCAATTAATAAACTCcaaggaaaataataatcctgATAATATaactcaaaaattaaaaaataaaatacaaacaataaatgatgatacaataaaacaaaaaaatattgataaattaactaaaagtGCAAtggattttataattaatcattctgataaaaattatactggtattaataataaatcaatgagaAAAGTAAGACATGCTAAAAAACTTAATCaccatgtaaataataataatcatgatgatgatgataaagaaaagaaagaaaatttaaaattattattaaataatcctGGTATTGATGATGGTGCTGAAGAAAATGAATatggaataaaatattatcaatcacATATATCACATAGATATACAAGAAGTAATCAACAAGTTTTAAATGCTCCATTACTTGATCATGGAATACAACATGGTGGTAATGCATTACGTAATAAAACAAGTGAAGAAGATTCATCAGCATCAAGTTTTGAAGAGGGTCTTCTAAATTGTTACAagggtaatttattattacaaaatccATTTAATCATTCTGAATCATGTAATGGTGTACATTTTTTAGAATACGGTGATTACATGACAACACTTCATAATGTTACAAATGacggttattattattatattttttatagtgaTAATGATATTGTATCAAATGATATACATGctgtttttgatatttacaAGCCAACATTTCAATATGAAAATGTTACAAAATCATGTTTAAATAGTACTAAATGTACATTTACATTAAACATGCTTTCAAATGATAGAGTTATTGTTGAAGTACCAACACGTGATGGTATTGAACATGAACAAGATGATATATCACATTTGACATCTGTTTGTCATCCAAGAATgggaatatatattatttttccaattgcTATACTATTGTTTGTCATCAGCTGTGCCTTTATATAA
- the LOC122857350 gene encoding proteasome subunit alpha type-7-1, with amino-acid sequence MSARYDRAITVFSPDGHLLQVEYAQEAVRKGSTAVGVRGNDVVVLGVEKKSVAKLQEERTVRKICLLDDHVVMAFAGLTADARVLINRAQIECQSHKLTVEDPVTLEYITRYIASLKQKYTQSNGRRPFGISCLLAGFDYDGSPHLYQTEPSGIYHEWKANATGRAAKTVKEFLEKYYTPEEVATEHGSIKLAIRALLEVVTSGQKNLEIAIMRRGEAVKMLDIDTIGEYVIEIEKEKEAEAEKKKQKK; translated from the exons atgtcagcACGATATGACAGAGCAATAACAGTATTTTCACCTGATGGTCATCTTCTTCAGGTTGAATATGCCCAAGAAGCTGTAAGAAAAGGATCAACAGCG gtTGGAGTACGTGGTAATGATGTAGTTGTTCttggtgttgaaaaaaaatcagttgcTAAACTTCAAGAAGAACGTACTGTTCGTAAAATTTGTCTTCTTGATGATCATGTTGTTATGGCTTTTGctg gaCTCACTGCTGATGCTAGAGTATTGATTAATCGTGCCCAGATTGAATGTCAAAGTCACAAATTAACTGTTGAAGATCCAGTTACATTGGAATACATCACTCGTTACATTGCCa gTTTGAAGCAAAAATATACCCAGAGCAATGGTAGAAGACCATTTGGTATATCATGTTTATTGGCTGGTTTTGATTATGATGGAAGTCCTCATTTGTATCAAACTGAACCATCTGGTATTTATCACGAATGGAAG gCCAATGCAACTGGTCGTGCAGCAAAAACAGTTAAagaatttttggaaaaatacTACACACCAGAAGAAGTTGCAACTGAACATGGTTCAATAAAACTTGCAATTAGAGCACTTCTTGAAGTTGTAACATCAGGacaaaaaaatcttgaaatagCAATAATGCGTCGTGGTGAAGCTGTTAAAATGCTTGACATTGATACAATAGGTGAATATgtcattgaaattgaaaaagaaaaagaagctGAAGCAGAAAAGaagaaacagaaaaaataa
- the LOC122857531 gene encoding ER membrane protein complex subunit 5, whose amino-acid sequence MTATFTHKSITFLGFILIFHAAYSAAQHRSYLRITEQEFTTLPIDIVIQGIASLIIVMYGIMYIAGDFREIRAVVDLECKTWETTRNLPSFQIFNHRGRCLSPEYKSSN is encoded by the exons ATGACCGCAACATTCACCCATAAAAGTATAACTTTTCTgggatttattttaatttttcatgctGCATATTCAGCTGCCCAAC aTCGTTCCTATTTACGTATAACTGAACAAGAATTTACCACATTACCAATTGAt ATTGTTATTCAAGGAATTGCCAGTTTGATTATTGTCATGTATGGAATAATGTATATCGCTGGTGATTTTCGTGAAATACGTGCTGTTGTTGATCTCGAATGTAAAACATGGGAAACTACAAGAAATTTGCCATCATTTCAAATATTCAATCATCGTGGAAGATGTCTATCGCCAGAATACAAATCATcaaactaa
- the LOC122857018 gene encoding uncharacterized protein LOC122857018 isoform X2 — protein MANVNSNETTSFKDPTPSRADNYSHESRNSILSDLQIRSTEVGIITETPDYENLSTSAVLHYCKCKILRPYLRLLAVMGLRPTNSDCEHFSFYCILANIHTFQVTIFMCIGYVLQYMACFRRDRGFCYKKLPVQYDSIENINRTRVYHQICYENSTFSFLIPSILHLVAYLYTVYLFRVKENEQLQNLMERAFLLSSNSVNRGNQKKLVKILWLFIGLSVVWMTVALITVNVMMARGNIQFQWLENSPDKMKEFLKILLIICTLWHDMVQGTIITSYCLQGQLLVAHLNFLKTKLLQHTIPPLDWMKEISEFRKLLKYFNHDLSPAVCIYTIVNISWAASVVPFIQAARLTTACTMIQSIGHEVRVRPFVYQCVPGEDLDTILLYTSSLKMSARLFRIPITGRYLWLCLTFGTIVILTLGQCHFFS, from the exons ATG GCAAATGTAAATAGTAATGAAACAACAAGTTTTAAAGATCCAACACCATCAAGAGCTGATAATTATTCACACGAATCaagaaattcaatattatctgATTTACAAATAAGAAGTACTGAA gttggtATTATAACTGAAACACCagattatgaaaatttaagtaCATCAGCAGTTTTACATTattgtaaatgtaaaatattacgACCATACTTGAGATTGCTTGCTGTTATGGGATTGAGACCAACGAATTCTGACTGtgaacatttttcattttattgtatacTTGCCAATATTCATACATTTCAAGTAACAATATTCATGTGTATTGGATATGTTTTACAATACATGGCTTGTTTTAg aaGAGATCGTGGATTTTGTTACAAGAAATTACCAGTTCAGTatgattcaattgaaaatattaatcgaACACGTGTATATCATCAAATTTGTTatgaaaattcaacatttagttttttaatacCAAGTATTCTTCATCTTGTTGCATACTTATAcactgtttatttatttcgtgttaaagaaaatgaacaattacaaaatttaatggaACGAGCATTTTTGCTATCATCCAATTCAGTCAATCGAGgtaatcaaaaaaaacttgtcaaAATATTATGGCTATTTATTGGATTGAGCGTTGTCTGGATGACTGTTGCATTGATCACAGTTAATGTCATGATGGCAAGAGGAAATATTCAATTTCAATGGCTTGAAaatag tccTGATAAAATGAAAGAGTTCTTGAAGATTCTTTTGATAATATGTACACTGTGGCATGACATGGTACAAGgaacaataataacaagttaTTGTTTACAAGGACAATTATTAGTTGCACATTTGAACTTCTTAAAAACAAAGCTGCTACAACATACAATACCACCACTTGATTGGATGAAAGAAATATCAGAATTtcgtaaattattaaagtatTTTAATCATGATTTGAGTCCAGCTGTTTGTATTTATACAATAGTCAATATATCATGGGCAGCATCTG TTGTACCATTTATACAAGCAGCACGTTTAACAACAGCTTGTACGATGATTCAAAGTATTGGTCATGAAGTTAGAGTACGTCcttttgtttatcaatgtgTACCAGGTGAAGATTTAGatacaatattattgtacACGTCATCATTGAAGATGTCTGCTAGATTATTCAGAATACCTATAACTGGAAGATATCTCTGGTTGTGCTTAACATTTGGTACAATTGTTATACTTACACTTGGTCAATGTCATTTCTTTTCATAA
- the LOC122857018 gene encoding uncharacterized protein LOC122857018 isoform X1, translating to MANVNSNETTSFKDPTPSRADNYSHESRNSILSDLQIRSTEVGIITETPDYENLSTSAVLHYCKCKILRPYLRLLAVMGLRPTNSDCEHFSFYCILANIHTFQVTIFMCIGYVLQYMACFRRDRGFCYKKLPVQYDSIENINRTRVYHQICYENSTFSFLIPSILHLVAYLYTVYLFRVKENEQLQNLMERAFLLSSNSVNRGNQKKLVKILWLFIGLSVVWMTVALITVNVMMARGNIQFQWLENSPDKMKEFLKILLIICTLWHDMVQGTIITSYCLQGQLLVAHLNFLKTKLLQHTIPPLDWMKEISEFRKLLKYFNHDLSPAVCIYTIVNISWAASGTAWLLHYDIIDLKKTTIQYINIINVILWILISVVPFIQAARLTTACTMIQSIGHEVRVRPFVYQCVPGEDLDTILLYTSSLKMSARLFRIPITGRYLWLCLTFGTIVILTLGQCHFFS from the exons ATG GCAAATGTAAATAGTAATGAAACAACAAGTTTTAAAGATCCAACACCATCAAGAGCTGATAATTATTCACACGAATCaagaaattcaatattatctgATTTACAAATAAGAAGTACTGAA gttggtATTATAACTGAAACACCagattatgaaaatttaagtaCATCAGCAGTTTTACATTattgtaaatgtaaaatattacgACCATACTTGAGATTGCTTGCTGTTATGGGATTGAGACCAACGAATTCTGACTGtgaacatttttcattttattgtatacTTGCCAATATTCATACATTTCAAGTAACAATATTCATGTGTATTGGATATGTTTTACAATACATGGCTTGTTTTAg aaGAGATCGTGGATTTTGTTACAAGAAATTACCAGTTCAGTatgattcaattgaaaatattaatcgaACACGTGTATATCATCAAATTTGTTatgaaaattcaacatttagttttttaatacCAAGTATTCTTCATCTTGTTGCATACTTATAcactgtttatttatttcgtgttaaagaaaatgaacaattacaaaatttaatggaACGAGCATTTTTGCTATCATCCAATTCAGTCAATCGAGgtaatcaaaaaaaacttgtcaaAATATTATGGCTATTTATTGGATTGAGCGTTGTCTGGATGACTGTTGCATTGATCACAGTTAATGTCATGATGGCAAGAGGAAATATTCAATTTCAATGGCTTGAAaatag tccTGATAAAATGAAAGAGTTCTTGAAGATTCTTTTGATAATATGTACACTGTGGCATGACATGGTACAAGgaacaataataacaagttaTTGTTTACAAGGACAATTATTAGTTGCACATTTGAACTTCTTAAAAACAAAGCTGCTACAACATACAATACCACCACTTGATTGGATGAAAGAAATATCAGAATTtcgtaaattattaaagtatTTTAATCATGATTTGAGTCCAGCTGTTTGTATTTATACAATAGTCAATATATCATGGGCAGCATCTGGTACTGCTTGGCTACTGCActatgatattattgatttaaagaaaacaacaatacaatatatcaatataattaatgttatACTTTGGATACTGATTTCAGTTGTACCATTTATACAAGCAGCACGTTTAACAACAGCTTGTACGATGATTCAAAGTATTGGTCATGAAGTTAGAGTACGTCcttttgtttatcaatgtgTACCAGGTGAAGATTTAGatacaatattattgtacACGTCATCATTGAAGATGTCTGCTAGATTATTCAGAATACCTATAACTGGAAGATATCTCTGGTTGTGCTTAACATTTGGTACAATTGTTATACTTACACTTGGTCAATGTCATTTCTTTTCATAA
- the LOC122856775 gene encoding nucleolar protein 10, with protein sequence MQVSSHNNVKIYNLSAGKSLPEWLSERKRRNLLKKNVDIRRRIELIQDFDMPGISSTIKTSKDGHYVLASGIYKPRIKCFDVDNLSLKFERCFDSEIVTFDILSDDYSKIVFLHCDRHIEFHAAHGKYHRLRIPRFGRDLAYHNPTCDLFIVGVGNDIYRINLERGQFLKSFESEASSINKCQINPVHNLLAVGTQEGKIEAWDPRIKDKVGILDCGFHCLQDLNINTVPSITSLKFQGALTMAVGTITGHILLYDIRSNKPYLIQDHNNNFPIRNIEFHNQMDLVYSMDKSAVKIWDKQNGKIFTTIQSEVDFNDLCIVPDTGMLFMANEAPKMQTYYIPSLGPAPSWSSFLDNLTEELEEINHDNTYDDYKFITDKELEELGLENLKGTNLLRSHLHGHFIDARLYKKTKNIIKPFAFDEYKKKKIKEKIQEDCANRVQVEKLPDVNKNLAAKLMNIDPSNKKNKKLDAASELLKDDRFGGLWTNKDFQIDENTPEFALLNPVISQLSKTKAKTVKRVSKIPSALEDDDDDHKEGDSDEGLIYDDESSSDDEKPWSKEVSKRYKEANRKVKQAEYEKEKEEEERIKAESQGDDDKTKQRPRILETKEGTEFQRGKVFMRKRNNATLGDRVQSEEANTVRTYGSRGNREMSFTTGKRKLDKNPNSLDRRRELKGFLRPANNIGKRKYK encoded by the exons atGCAAGTATCTTCTCATAATAacgtaaaaatttacaatcttAGTGCTGGTAAATCATTGCCTGAG tggTTATCAGAAAGAAAACGAaggaatttattgaaaaaaaatgttg ATATTAGAAGAAGAATTGAGCTTATTCAGGATTTTGATATGCCTGGTATAagttcaacaataaaaacatcaaaagATGGACATTATGTATTGGCATCTGGTATTTATAAACCAAGAATTAAATgttttgatgttgataatttatcacttAAATTTGAACGTTGTTTTGATTCAGAAATAGTAACATTTGATATATTATCTGATGATTATAGTAAAATTGTATTTCTTCATTGTGATAGACATATTGAATTTCATGCAGCACATGGTAAATATCATCGTTTACGTATACCAAGATTTGGTCGTGATCTTGCATATCATAATCCAacatgtgatttatttattgttggtgTTGGTAATGATATTTATCGTATTAATCTTGAACGtggacaatttttaaaatcatttgaatcagaagcatcatcaataaataaatgtcaaataaatccAGTACATAATTTACTTGCTGTTGGTACACAAGAAGGTAAAATTGAAGCATGGGATCCAAGAATAAAAGATAAAGTTGGAATACTTGATTGTGGTTTTCATTGTCTTcaagatttaaatataaatacagtaccatcaataacatcattaaaatttcaagGTGCTTTAACAATGGCTGTTGGTACTATTACTggacatatattattatatgatattaGATCAAATAAACCATATTTAATTCAagatcataataataattttccaataagAAATATTGAATTTCATAATCAAATGGATTTAGTTTATTCAATGGATAAATCAGCAGTTAAAATATGGGATAAACAAAAtggtaaaatatttacaacaatacaAAGTGAAGTTGATTTTAATGATCTTTGTATTGTACCTGATACGGGAATGTTATTTATGGCAAATGAAGCACCAAAAATGCAAACATATTATATACCAAGTCTTGGCCCAGCACCAAGTTGGAGTAGTTTCCTTGATAATTTAACTGAAGAACTTGAAGAAATTAATCATGATAATACAtatgatgattataaatttataactgatAAAGAATTAGAAGAACTTggattagaaaatttaaaaggaACAAATTTATTACGTTCACATTTACATGGTCATTTTATTGATGcaagattatataaaaaaactaaaaatattattaaaccaTTTGCatttgatgaatataaaaagaaaaaaattaaagaaaaaatacaagaagatTGTGCTAATAGAgtacaagttgaaaaattaccaGATGTCAATAAAAATCTTGCTgctaaattaatgaatattgatccaagtaataaaaaaaataaaaaacttgatgcTGCTTCTGAATTACTTAAGGATGATCGTTTCGGTGGATTATGGACAAATAAAGattttcaaattgatgaaaatacacCAGAATTTGCTTTGCTTAATCCAGTTATATCACAACTTAGTAAAACAAAAGCTAAAACTGTTAAAAGAGTTTCAAAGATACCAAGTGCTCTTGaagatgatgacgatgatcaTAAag aGGGTGATTCAGATGAGGGTTTAATTTACGATGATGAATCAAGTTCAGATGATGAAAAACCATGGTCAAAGGAGGTTAGTAAAAGGTACAAAGAAGCAAATAGAAAAGTAAAACAAGCTGagtatgaaaaagaaaaagaagaagaagaaagaaTAAAAGCTGAATCTCaaggtgatgatgataaaactaAACAAAGACCAAGAATTTTGGAAACAAAAGAAGGAACTGAATTCCAACGAGGAAAAGTATTTATGAGAAAACGCAACAA tgcTACTTTGGGTGATAGAGTACAAAGTGAAGAAGCAAATACTGTAAGAACATATGGATCACGTGGCAACAGAGAAATGTCATTTACAACTGGCAAg agaaaacttgataaaaaccCTAACTCACTAGATCGACGACGTGAACTTAAGGGTTTCCTAAGACCAGCTAATAACATTGGTAAAAGGAAATATAAAtag
- the LOC122857479 gene encoding profilin, with the protein MSWQDYVDKQLLASRCVTKAAIAGHDGNVWARSDGFEVSKEELAKLVEGFETQSILTSSGVTLAGNRYIYLSGTDRVIRAKLGKVGVHCMKTAQAVVVSLYEDPIQPQQAASVVEKLGDYLLSCGY; encoded by the exons ATGAGCTGGCAGGATTACGTTGACAAGCAGCTGCTCGCGTCAAGATGCGTGACAAAAGCAGCAATTGCCGGCCACGATGGTAATGTGTGGGCAAGATCGGATGGCTTTGAA GTAAGCAAAGAAGAATTGGCAAAGCTCGTTGAAGGTTTTGAGACCCAAAGTATCTTGACATCATCTGGTGTTACATTAGCTGGCAACAGGTACATTTATTTGTCTGGTACAGATCGTGTGATAAGAGCTAAATTGGGTAAAGTTGGTGTACACTGTATGAAAACGGCACAAGCTGTTGTAGTATCACTTTATGAGGATCCAATTCAACCACAGCAAGCAGCATcagttgttgaaaaattgGGTGACTACCTCCTGTCTTGTGGCTATTag